A window of Xiphophorus hellerii strain 12219 chromosome 19, Xiphophorus_hellerii-4.1, whole genome shotgun sequence contains these coding sequences:
- the gchfr gene encoding GTP cyclohydrolase 1 feedback regulatory protein, giving the protein MPYIFISTQIRLESGPTNVGDEFSDPSIMSYLGARKTTMLGNNFSEYHVDDPPRLVLDKLEKIGFRLLSMTGVGQTLVWCLHKESE; this is encoded by the exons ATGCCTTACATTTTCATCAGCACGCAGATCCGACTG GAGTCTGGTCCAACGAATGTAGGAGACGAATTTTCTGATCCATCTATCATGAGTTACCTGGGGGCGAGAAAAACAACCATGCTGGGAAACAATTT TTCTGAATACCATGTGGACGACCCACCTCGCCTGGTGCTGGACAAGCTGGAGAAGATTGGCTTCCGCTTGCTGTCGATGACGGGAGTGGGACAGACGCTGGTGTGGTGTCTCCACAAAGAGTCGGAGTGA